Proteins encoded within one genomic window of Triticum aestivum cultivar Chinese Spring chromosome 2D, IWGSC CS RefSeq v2.1, whole genome shotgun sequence:
- the LOC123048642 gene encoding uncharacterized protein isoform X1, which produces MGDPVCLCCLDEQMAYQALSELKPGVKNWNVCVHVSHLWEYRGGTDTGPVQHVDMVLVNNKGNAMYAEIGKDDLEHKAPLLADGNTYTLTRFMVSLATLLWKQWLTSKMAFWSSCTTLFRFWTSQPMWERTSALYCWVIVHQLLKFIAKFSEHPNGKVLLWKMGIARVLNKLLKNCSNASYLEDKAISERGAYRSDQLMLKWRIPLFRCLASIFSAQPSGKEQTAIEESSENASVEECSSIMHHLLVLCHVK; this is translated from the exons ATGGGTGATCCCGTTTGTCTCTGCTGCTTGGACGAGCAG ATGGCCTACCAAGCTCTGTCGGAACTGAAACCCGGAGTGAAGAACTGGAATGTCTGCGTTCATGTCTCCCACCTCTGGGAATACCGCGGTGGCACCGACACTGGTCCGGTGCAACATGTAGATATGGTTCTGGTCAATAACAAG GGAAATGCTATGTACGCTGAGATAGGAAAGGATGACTTGGAGCATAAAGCTCCGCTATTGGCTGACGGCAACACATACACTCTGACCAGATTCATGGTGTCGCTTGCCACACTATTGTGGAAGCAGTGGCTGACATCCAAGATGGCTTTCTGGAGTTCGTGTACGACCCTATTCCGTTTCTGGACCTCGCAGCCTATGTGGGAGAGAACAAGCGCTTT ATATTGTTGGGTCATA GTGCATCAGTTACTTAAGTTCATTGCAAAATTTTCAGAACATCCAAATGGCAAG GTATTGCTATGGAAAATGGGAATTGCACGGGTTCTTAATAAGTTGCTAAAGAACTGCAGCAACGCATCTTACTTGGAAGATAAAGCGATCTCTGAAAGAGGAGCCTACAGAAGTGACCAACTTATGCTCAAATGGAGGATTCCCTTATTCAGATGTCTCGCATCTATCTTCAGTGCCCAGCCATCTGGCAAAGAGCAGACTGCTATTGAAGA GTCCTCAGAGAATGCTAGCGTGGAGGAGTGCTCTTCTATCATGCATCACCTCTTGGTCTTATGCCATGTAAAATAA
- the LOC123048643 gene encoding uncharacterized protein produces the protein MVLVNNKGNAMYAEIGKDDLEHKAPLLADGNTYTLTRFMVSLATLLWKQWLTSKMAFWSSCTTLFRFWTSQPMWERTSALYCWVIVHQLLKFIAKFSEHPNGKVLLWKMGIARVLNKLLKNCSNASYLEDKAISERGAYRSDQLMLKWRIPLFRCLASIFSAQPSGKEQTAIEESSENASVEECSSIMHHLLVLCQALPIFLDRIFNPVLAIILSVTFVLAFGEVVPQAICTRYGLAVGASFVWLVRIVMFIAYPIAYPIGKVNQQSHITQ, from the exons ATGGTTCTGGTCAATAACAAG GGAAATGCTATGTACGCTGAGATAGGAAAGGATGACTTGGAGCATAAAGCTCCGCTATTGGCTGACGGCAACACATACACTCTGACCAGATTCATGGTGTCGCTTGCCACACTATTGTGGAAGCAGTGGCTGACATCCAAGATGGCTTTCTGGAGTTCGTGTACGACCCTATTCCGTTTCTGGACCTCGCAGCCTATGTGGGAGAGAACAAGCGCTTT ATATTGTTGGGTCATA GTGCATCAGTTACTTAAGTTCATTGCAAAATTTTCAGAACATCCAAATGGCAAG GTATTGCTATGGAAAATGGGAATTGCACGGGTTCTTAATAAGTTGCTAAAGAACTGCAGCAACGCATCTTACTTGGAAGATAAAGCGATCTCTGAAAGAGGAGCCTACAGAAGTGACCAACTTATGCTCAAATGGAGGATTCCCTTATTCAGATGTCTCGCATCTATCTTCAGTGCCCAGCCATCTGGCAAAGAGCAGACTGCTATTGAAGA GTCCTCAGAGAATGCTAGCGTTGAGGAGTGCTCTTCTATCATGCATCACCTCTTGGTCTTATGCCAG GCTCTCCCTATATTCCTTGACAGGATTTTCAATCCTGTTCTTGCAATTATATTGTCAGTGACATTTGTTCTTGCCTTTGGGGAG GTTGTACCTCAAGCAATATGTACCAGGTATGGGCTGGCAGTGGGTGCTAGCTTTGTTTGGCTCGTACGCATCGTCATGTTCATTGCCTATCCTATTGCTTACCCTATTGGGAAGGTAAATCAGCAAAGTCACATTACTCAATAG
- the LOC123048642 gene encoding uncharacterized protein isoform X2 — protein MGDPVCLCCLDEQMAYQALSELKPGVKNWNVCVHVSHLWEYRGGTDTGPVQHVDMVLVNNKGNAMYAEIGKDDLEHKAPLLADGNTYTLTRFMVSLATLLWKQWLTSKMAFWSSCTTLFRFWTSQPMWERTSALYCWVIVHQLLKFIAKFSEHPNGKVLLWKMGIARVLNKLLKNCSNASYLEDKAISERGAYRSDQLMLKWRIPLFRCLASIFSAQPSGKEQTAIEELSLYSLTGFSILFLQLYCQ, from the exons ATGGGTGATCCCGTTTGTCTCTGCTGCTTGGACGAGCAG ATGGCCTACCAAGCTCTGTCGGAACTGAAACCCGGAGTGAAGAACTGGAATGTCTGCGTTCATGTCTCCCACCTCTGGGAATACCGCGGTGGCACCGACACTGGTCCGGTGCAACATGTAGATATGGTTCTGGTCAATAACAAG GGAAATGCTATGTACGCTGAGATAGGAAAGGATGACTTGGAGCATAAAGCTCCGCTATTGGCTGACGGCAACACATACACTCTGACCAGATTCATGGTGTCGCTTGCCACACTATTGTGGAAGCAGTGGCTGACATCCAAGATGGCTTTCTGGAGTTCGTGTACGACCCTATTCCGTTTCTGGACCTCGCAGCCTATGTGGGAGAGAACAAGCGCTTT ATATTGTTGGGTCATA GTGCATCAGTTACTTAAGTTCATTGCAAAATTTTCAGAACATCCAAATGGCAAG GTATTGCTATGGAAAATGGGAATTGCACGGGTTCTTAATAAGTTGCTAAAGAACTGCAGCAACGCATCTTACTTGGAAGATAAAGCGATCTCTGAAAGAGGAGCCTACAGAAGTGACCAACTTATGCTCAAATGGAGGATTCCCTTATTCAGATGTCTCGCATCTATCTTCAGTGCCCAGCCATCTGGCAAAGAGCAGACTGCTATTGAAGA GCTCTCCCTATATTCCTTGACAGGATTTTCAATCCTGTTCTTGCAATTATATTGTCAGTGA